AAGGAGATAAAGGAGGCCGCGGTAAAATCGGCTTTACCCGAATTTCATCGTTGGACGAGTTATCCATTCCATTGATCGAGGAAACGCCGCTATTGGAAGGACAGTTCATTGATGAAGAGTGGGGCGGTGCGAATGAAGCACACTTGCTGAAGAACGGACTTCTCGGTGTCCTTGGGCATATCGCATCTTTTGATGATGCGGGCAATCGTCACTATTACCCGATGGTATTCGCTATTAATCCGGCAACAGGTGAATACTCGGATATTCAAATAATTGCTGTACGCAACCAGTTCTTGCCGGGTGCAACCAAACGGCCAGATTTAGAGGATGTCGTATTCAGCGGAGGGCTTGTTCGCCAAAGTGACGGTACAGCTCATTTATATGCAGGTATCAGCGATGCGGAAGCACAACGTGCGACAATCCCTGATCCATTTGTTCAATTTGAAACTTTATAAGCATGAAATCAACTTGGTTAAGGGAGTTATTACAACATGAAAATCTATCGTTATGAACAAAACCCACTTATTACACCAGCCGATGTCAAGCCATATCATGATGACTTTGAAGTGATTGGTGCATTTAATGCTGGTATCGCTAGCTATAATGGTGAAGTATTAATGTTTCTTCGTGTAGCTGAGCGTCCAATCAGCAAGAATCCGAAAATTGTGAAAGCTCCGATTTATAATCCGGAGACCAATGAATTGGACATTATTGATCTGAATACGGATGATGAGCGTTTCGACTTCTCTGATCCGCGAGTGATCAAGAATCAATCCAAAAGTGCTACATTCCAGTATTTGACTTCACTGTCCTACATCCGAATTGCCCGCAGTAAGGATGGACATCATTTTACGATAGATGAGAAACCATTCGTATACCCTTCCAATTCACTGGAAACCTTCGGAGTGGAAGATCCTCGTGTAACCCAAATTGGGGATACCTACTATATTTATTTCTCGGCAGTCTCCCCGGTAGGCGTTGGAGAATCACTGGTATCAACTAAAGATTTCGTGAATGTAACACATCACGGCATGATCTTTGGACCAGATAATAAAGACGTATTGATTTTCCCAGAGAAAATTAACGGAAAATATTATGCCTTGCACCGCCCAACGACGAAGAGCACTGGAGATCCGGAAATATGGATCGCTGAATCGGACAACTTATTATATTGGGGCAACCATAAGCATCTGATCGGTTTACGTGACGGCATGTGGGACAGCGGCCGGATTGGCGGCGGTGCGGTTCCATTCAAGACCGATAAAGGCTGGCTGGAGCTGTATCATGGGGCAACGCTGGAACATCGTTATTGCATGGGTGCAGTCCTGCTTGATTTAAATGATCCATCAAAGGTAATTGCACGTTCTGATGCTCCTATCATGGAACCGGAAGCAGATTATGAGAAGAACGGATTCTTCGGCGATGTTGTATTCTCTTGCGGTGCACTCGTAGAAGGCGATGTTCTCAAAATGTATTACGGTGTCGCGGATACATCAATGGCTTGTGCAGAACTTAGTGTACAAGAAATCTTAGATAGCTTGGTATACGTATAACAATAAAACGTCAAAACCGAAGTGGTTTTGGCGTTTTAATTTGGGAGAGATGATGAAGAGAATGAACATCAAATTAACTGATAATTGGAAGCTGCGTGATTTTCGTGTTGGGGAAGCCCGGGATCTTGAAGTTGCTTCACCTGAGTTCATTGATTATTTCTGGATGACAACCACAGTGCCTGGTGATATCCACACAACGCTTCGGGAGAAAGGTATTATTGATGATCCATTCTTTGGTCACCAGGATCAGAAATGTCGTTGGGTTGAAGAAAAGGTGTGGTGGTATCGTACGGTTTTCTCCTACGATGATGAACCTGCACTTGGTGAGAAGATGGAGCTATTGTTCGAAGGGTTAGATACCTATGCGACCGTTTATCTCAACGGTGTGGAGCTTGGATCAACAGATAATATGTTCATCAGCCATTCTTTTGATGTAACCCGTGAATTAAATAAGGGGAAAAATACGCTTGCCGTAAAATTTGATCCTGTTCATGTGCACGCAGGCGATAAAATCCAATATTATTGGTCGGGCTTTAGCAAGAAACGGATATGGACACGCAAAGCGCAGAGTCATTTTGGCTGGGACTGGGGTCCACGTCTTGTCTGTGCAGGCATATGGAAAGAGGTGCATTTAATCAAACGGCGTCATGCACATTTAGATAATGTGTTTGCTCGAACAACCTCGATCCAGGATCAAGTGGGTATCGTCGATGTGGATTTATGCGCACATGCCTTTGATCGTGAGTGTTCGTATTCGGCGCGCGTAGAACTGTTAGAGGGTACAAAGATTGTTGCAGAAGCGGATGTCTCTTTGGACAAGGTTTCAGGTATTGTGGTTGACGGGGCTATTACAGCTCGCACGCTTCAACATTCAGTTTCCTTGCAAGTGATGGACCCGAAGCTATGGTGGACCCATGATTTAGGAACGCCTTTCTTATATCAATTACGTGTTACTATATTTGCCGATGGGGAGCAAATAGATACCTATGAGCAGCCATTTGGAATACGCAAGATCGAATTAATGCAGCTTGATGAAGAGGGGCATCATGCCTTCACATTTGTATTGAACGGCGTAAAAGTTTTTGCCAAAGGTGCAAATTGGATCCCTATTGATAGCTTTATTGCGACCGTGCCGAATAGCCGCTATACGCATCTCCTTCAAATGGCTAAGGATGCCAATATGAATATGATTCGTGCTTGGGGTGGAGGCATTTACGAGCGGGATATTTTCTTTGATGAATGTGATCGGTTAGGTATCTTAATTTGGCAGGACTTTATGTTCGCTTGTGCATTGTATCCGGATTATAATCGTAATTTCATGAATAATGTTCACCGTGAAATTGAGCAGGTCGTAAAACGTCTTCGCAGTCGTACGAGCCTTGCCCTATGGTGCGGGAATAACGAGAATGATTGGTTGTATGAGGCGCTGTCCTCTAACGGTGAGATCACACATCCCTTTTATGGAGAAAAAATATATCATGAGCTCATGCCCGCGGTATTGGAGCAACTCGATCCAACCCGAACGTTTTGGCCTAGCTCGCCTTTTGGTGGAAATGATCACAATTCGCGTGATGTGGGCGATACCCATAACTGGCAAGTCTGGCATGGAAATAATGAGCCTCGTCAGTTTGGAGAACTGCAGACACAGGATTATAGTGTTGAAGGGATATCGTTCAAACGATTCAAGTCAGACTTCACGAAATTCGCTA
This window of the Paenibacillus sp. FSL R10-2734 genome carries:
- a CDS encoding glycoside hydrolase family 130 protein: MKIYRYEQNPLITPADVKPYHDDFEVIGAFNAGIASYNGEVLMFLRVAERPISKNPKIVKAPIYNPETNELDIIDLNTDDERFDFSDPRVIKNQSKSATFQYLTSLSYIRIARSKDGHHFTIDEKPFVYPSNSLETFGVEDPRVTQIGDTYYIYFSAVSPVGVGESLVSTKDFVNVTHHGMIFGPDNKDVLIFPEKINGKYYALHRPTTKSTGDPEIWIAESDNLLYWGNHKHLIGLRDGMWDSGRIGGGAVPFKTDKGWLELYHGATLEHRYCMGAVLLDLNDPSKVIARSDAPIMEPEADYEKNGFFGDVVFSCGALVEGDVLKMYYGVADTSMACAELSVQEILDSLVYV
- a CDS encoding glycoside hydrolase family 2 protein gives rise to the protein MKLTDNWKLRDFRVGEARDLEVASPEFIDYFWMTTTVPGDIHTTLREKGIIDDPFFGHQDQKCRWVEEKVWWYRTVFSYDDEPALGEKMELLFEGLDTYATVYLNGVELGSTDNMFISHSFDVTRELNKGKNTLAVKFDPVHVHAGDKIQYYWSGFSKKRIWTRKAQSHFGWDWGPRLVCAGIWKEVHLIKRRHAHLDNVFARTTSIQDQVGIVDVDLCAHAFDRECSYSARVELLEGTKIVAEADVSLDKVSGIVVDGAITARTLQHSVSLQVMDPKLWWTHDLGTPFLYQLRVTIFADGEQIDTYEQPFGIRKIELMQLDEEGHHAFTFVLNGVKVFAKGANWIPIDSFIATVPNSRYTHLLQMAKDANMNMIRAWGGGIYERDIFFDECDRLGILIWQDFMFACALYPDYNRNFMNNVHREIEQVVKRLRSRTSLALWCGNNENDWLYEALSSNGEITHPFYGEKIYHELMPAVLEQLDPTRTFWPSSPFGGNDHNSRDVGDTHNWQVWHGNNEPRQFGELQTQDYSVEGISFKRFKSDFTKFASEFGLHASSNRYTLAKNMPDDQFHFDSDEMKYRNKDVHYPKGIMLMEGFTGIPKGINEYIQFSMLTQAEGLRYGIEHYRRNKPDTSGALFWQFNDCWPGTSWSVIDYYGLPKASYHYARKFFAPILLCIDHDPNGPLQLWAINDRREAYQDEAELTLYRMDGTIVYQRAFDVTVEANSRVNFAKLPEAEVLQQHRPHEVVAVLRSKKHVTEEYVLYLRDYKDMDYQPAQLEISVDEANGQIRLISDRVARMVMIELDAPWVIMDDNFFDLIPGEEKIVRVHHEDAGDLPWETLRVTAMNDAGLQKLGTKEMS